Within the Thermosynechococcaceae cyanobacterium Okahandja genome, the region GTGTGGGAGGAAGGGGGGCAGTATCCCGACCTGATTATTGAGTTGCTGTCCCCTGCCACGGCTCACATCGATCGCAGCCTGAAAAAAGCGCTTTACCAGGATCGCTTTAGAACCCCGGAGTATTTTTGGTTTTCGCCAGATACGTTGGAGTTTGAGGGCTATCGACTAGTAGGGCAACACTACGAAGCCATTGCCCCGAACCCAGCAGGTTGGCGCTGGAGCGAAGTGCTGGGGCTGTTTTTGGGGGTGCAGGATGGGCAGTTGCGCTACTTGACACCGTCGGGGGAGTTAGTGCCAACCCCGGCAGAGGCGGCGGCGCAGGCAGAGGCGAGATCGCAGCGATTAGTGGAGCAGTTGAGAGCGCTGGGGGTGGAGCCAGAGGCTTAGGCAGAATACGAAGATGTTACCGATAATAGATAGAAAGACAATTAAGCAGACACAAACGCTCTATGCTCTTGGAGTTAAGACGGTTAGAAGTTCCAGTAGGGCAACGGTTGTTGTTACGGGATGTCACTTGGCAGGAATTTGAGACCATTCTGGACGAACTGGGGGAGCATCGCAGCGCACGTCTGGCCTATGACCACGGCACGTTACAAATCAATATCCTCCAAGGCGATCGCTATGAACTGGTCGCTGAAAGTCCCAATTTTCTGGGATTACCGTTGACGGAAATGTTACCCCGCTATCTAGCGGAAAGTAAAACTGTTGGCAGAAATTCTACCAGTGAACTACCCAACGCTCATCACTATGCGATAGAGCGTGGGCTTCCTGATTCAACGGGAATAGCGTCCAGCAAAACCGAAGTTTTACCAGTCCGTCTTACATTCCCTCCACAGGCAGTATCGCTGGTTCCCAACGACAATATCCGCAAGCCTTCATTCCTGATGTTGATTGCCGCGTTGACATCACGGTCATGGCGCGTGCCACAATGCGGGCAAGTCCACGTCCTTACATCAAGACTGAGGTTATCAACTCGACTCAGACATACATGGCAGGTTTTAGAGCTAGGAAACCATCTATCAATCTCGATATAGGTTTTGCCTTCACGCTCTGCCTTGTACTTGAGCATGGTACACAACTGACCCCAACCCGCATCGCTAATAGCTTTGGCTAGGTTGTGATTCTTGACCATGCCTTTCACATTGAGGTTCTCTGTCACAATCACTTGGTTTTCGTTTACTATCTTGCGGGATAGCTTGTGCAGAAAATCCTCTCGACATCGGGCAATCTTGGAATGGACTTTCGCCACTGCCAATCTTGCTTTTTCACGGTTCCGACTACCCTTCTTTTTCTTGGATAGCTTTTGCTGTTTGCGCTTCAGGTTGCGCTGATGCTTGATAAAGAACTTAGGATTGTCAAACTTAGAACCGTCACTGGTAATCGCGAAATGCGTTAATCCCACGTCAATACCAATGGCTTTGCCTTCTGTTGTGGCTTGGGGGATAGGCTGTCCATCATCTACCAAAATTGATGCAAAATACCTGCCATCAGGATTACGTGATATTGTAACGGTTTTCATCTTTCCCTCAAAATCACGGTGACGACGGCAAGCAACTCGTCCAATTTTAGGAAGATAGATAGTCTCCCCTTCTAGTTTGACGTTTTGAGGGTAAGTGATAGACTGCCTACCTTTTTTTGATTTGAATCGTGGCAACTTTGCCCGTTTTTCAAAGAAGTTTTTGTAGGCGGTTGATAAATTCAGGGCGACTGCCTGCAAGCATTGGGAATAGACGTCTTTTAGCCATTCATGCTCTTTCTTGAGAGCTG harbors:
- a CDS encoding Uma2 family endonuclease, translated to MTLTAQQLAELMPDARQLESDEPEMESSLHYAQLALLVACLEWLWRDRTDFFIGANLTIYFSRDQLKKREFRGPDFFLVTHTERKPRKSWVVWEEGGQYPDLIIELLSPATAHIDRSLKKALYQDRFRTPEYFWFSPDTLEFEGYRLVGQHYEAIAPNPAGWRWSEVLGLFLGVQDGQLRYLTPSGELVPTPAEAAAQAEARSQRLVEQLRALGVEPEA
- the tnpB gene encoding IS200/IS605 family element RNA-guided endonuclease TnpB yields the protein MYKAYKFRIYPTPEQEVLLAKSFGCARWFWNYALNLCQETYRTTGKGLSRGYIQGLLPALKKEHEWLKDVYSQCLQAVALNLSTAYKNFFEKRAKLPRFKSKKGRQSITYPQNVKLEGETIYLPKIGRVACRRHRDFEGKMKTVTISRNPDGRYFASILVDDGQPIPQATTEGKAIGIDVGLTHFAITSDGSKFDNPKFFIKHQRNLKRKQQKLSKKKKGSRNREKARLAVAKVHSKIARCREDFLHKLSRKIVNENQVIVTENLNVKGMVKNHNLAKAISDAGWGQLCTMLKYKAEREGKTYIEIDRWFPSSKTCHVCLSRVDNLSLDVRTWTCPHCGTRHDRDVNAAINIRNEGLRILSLGTSDTACGGNVRRTGKTSVLLDAIPVESGSPRSIA